GATTGACGGCTTTAGGACTAAAGAGCTAAGGCAAACGTCTAAATCCAAATATAGAATGTATTGTAGAGCATTGAATTCTGGCTGTCATTTAACGAGCTGTTGTTGGCTTGCTTCCATACCTTTGAGACGCTCGAAAAAAAGTGGGACGCCGCATTTCATCATCCCCAATTGCCCCTCCGAAGAATTGATTGTATGAGCTCTCCGTGTCCATCGTCCGCGTCGCCACGATCTCAGACTTTCCCTTGAGAACAGCTGCAAGGGTCGCGAGGGCTGCCTAGTCGGGTAGACAGGGAAAGATTCACTGTTTGCTTAAGCACCATGACGGACAGTGGTGATCGTTCAGCGTTGCTGCCATCAGGGTAGGTTGAAAGCTCGAGTTGTCGTGTTTTACTATGCTGCTTAAAGTCATTCTCGCGGCGACGACGCTTTATCTTCATATACAAACCTATAACTTCTGTTTGAGACGGATGTACGAAGCTGGATGGctctatatttaatagtGCACTCTTGGCCTTCCGCTTTCGCATTCTGATTGGGACAATTCTTTTTCATTATCTCTCTTTGTTTCGGATTCATATCTCCCAAAGTTTGTCACTATGTCTAATGAAAGCGTCTAGGGCAAGTGGTGACGAGGACcttgagaaatggatcaCACTCGTGGAATGGATGACTAGCAATGGCGGCTACCTGCACGAAAGTGTTCAGATCGCCAAAGACGATCAACGAGGTGTTCATTTCAATGTCAAGAAAGACTGGAAAGATGGTGTCGCAAAGGACACGCATATCATCAAGATTCCAGTAGCCGCAACGATGTCGTACCTCAACCTTGTCGaacatcctcttccagcCGACAAGCAAGGCAATGGGGCGGCCACTTTCTCTGCTCATGGGGTGCAGCTTCCGCGCGAGTTTGTCGATGCTGTTGGGCCCCATGAATCatctatcttcttcttgatcgGCCAGTATCTGAGGGGCTCAGAAGGGTTCTGGTTCCCGTATATTCGGACGCTTCCTCAGCCGCTCTCCTTGACTACGCCATTGTATTATGAGGGGGATGATTTGCGGTGGTTGGATGGGACGAGTCTGGCGCCGGCTAGAGAGCAGAGAATGGGGGTGTGGAAGGAGAAGTACGAGAATGGGATTACTGAGCTTCGGAAGGCTGGCTTCGAGGATGTTGATCAGTACACATGGTATGTGTAGACTGTTGGCCACCTCCTTTCTCTATCTGAGTCAAGCAACTTGGCGCTACCCTGCAAAATAGTGTGTTAACAAAACCAACGATAGGGACCTCTACCTCTGGTCTTCATCCATACTGGTGTCGCGGGCGTTTTCAGCTAAGGTGCTTGCTGAGGCAGTTACTGATGTGGAACTGCCTGAAGATGGTGTGTCAGTACTCCTGCCCTGCATTGACTTGATGAACCATCGACCTCTTGCAAAGGTAGAATGGCGTGCTGGGAAGCAAGATGTAGCCTTTGTGGTGCTGGAAGACGTTGCCTCCGGGCAGGAAATCTCAAATAATTACGGGCCTCGCAATAACGAACAGTGTAAGTCGCAAGTGGAATGACTGAATAGCAGATTGAAAACTAACCTCATCtcagtgatgatgaactATGGCTTTTGCCTTCCAGATAATCCATGCGATTATCGGATCGTCAGCTTGCGAGAACCTCCAGGTAGCCCTCTCGAACAAGCCAGATCCTATCAGCAACAGATGTATCCCGAGCGACCCAAGGCCACAGAGAATCATTACTACGTGttcaatatcttctatcCTCTCCTTGCACCTGACACTGCCATGGAACATTCGATCTTCTCGCCAGCCCTTTTCAATGCCGTTTCCGTACTTGGCGCGAATAACAGAGAGCTAGAGACCCTTGAAATCACTGAGCAGGAAATTCGAATCTCAGATGCATATGGCAACTCGCGGACGATTTTAGCCGCTCTCAGTCAGATACTCATTGAATTAATCACACATATTGTGAAGTTGAGGTCTTCAGGGGAAGGCCTGGGAAGTTCCGAAAACATCAAACAGAGACATGCGAAGATCTACCGTGACAGTCAGATCCGCTTGTCCGAGACAGCTCTCGCTATTGCTGCCTGGACGCTCAACCGCGCTCGGCAACATGATTACGACGGAAGCTGGGAAGCAACCAAGCGTTTGCTTAGTGCTTACATGGCTCGTTTACCTGCGAAGAATTTCTCCGACGAGGTCAAGTCCCGTATACAAGTCAGAATTCTTGAACGGAAGTCGCTCCTTGCGAACAACGGCGAACTTTTTACCTTGAAAGAATTGTCCAACGTTCTTCCTGCTGAGATCCAACGGTCTTGCAAAGTGTTCTTCCAAGAGGTTCTGAGAAACTCTGAGAAGGCAATACCCGTGCTAGAAGGAAGCGACGAGGATTCGCCTTTTGCCTTCCCAATGTTCTTATGCTTCGTGGTTGCCGCTCACAAGAACGCATCGTCTGATAAATCACGACTTTCTGCAAGACTGTCTACATGGGCTAGCTTTCTACTTGAGAAGTATCCACCGCCCCCGGAAGATGTGGCATggatgctggaggatgaagaagatgaaaagatGGTCAGCTTGTTCGACGACATGCTCGACCAGATGAGAGATCAGAATCCAGATATCTTCTCGAATCTAGCTTCGCTCACCGGAGACTGGAGAACAGATAACTGGTGGCTTTCTCCGAACTGGCTGCGATGGGCCTGGATGGCTACAGAGGAGGAATGTGTGCAGGCGCCTGAAGATCCCTTGGCTTTGTTACGATCAGGAGGGCCAGGTCAAGGCTCGGTGATGCTGTCCACAGTGACTTATCTGTATATTCCGCAATAGATCGTAGACTCGTACTGGAaccagaaaatcaagaatgCTTGGAACATTATATATTCATGACTAAGCGCATGGCACGTGACTGATACGGACCAATCAGCGGGTGGCCAAAGGCGGATATTCAGCAAGCGCAGGAATTGCCGCGCCGTGAAGCTCAACGACGGTGATCATCCCCCAATTGACCTTCCACCTCTCTCCTCGAGACAATCCCTCTATCCCGCGTCAATTCCCAGCAACTGGGCCATCCACCACCATGATATCTCGAGCGGCGGCTCCATCGCCTTCCTCAATCGCCAACCTTTCCTCCCGCTCTCTCCGCATTCAGGGTTCGGCTGCCCGCTCCTTCGCCAGTGTCCAGGACACCACACACCCCGTACGGCAACATGGCGGTCTGCGGGACCAGGACCGGATATTCACAAACCTTTACGGACATCACGGCACTGATTTGAAGTCGGCAATGAAGTTTGGAGACTGGCACAGGACTAAGGATATCGTTTTGAAGGGTCATGACTGGGTACGCTTCTCCTTCGCGGCCACCAAGGACATTCTGTGGCCATGCACTCGTTTTGCGGGGTTATACTGGACCTTGAGGCTAATATGTTGTGCTTAACTTCGCTGCAGCTGATTTCCGAGATCAAGGCCTCTGGTCTGCGTGGCCGTGGTGGTGCTGGTTTCCCCTCGGGTTTGAAATATGTAAGTTTTCCACCATGCGAAATACGGTGAACCTCGTGAAACCCATTAATCTCTTATCTGCATTAGTCTTTCATGAACTTCAAGGATTGGGATAAGGATCCCAGACCCCGATACCTGGTCGTCAACGCCGATGAAGGTGAACCGGGCACATGCAAAGACCGTGAGATCATGCGCAAGGATCCCCACAAACTGATCGAGGGTTGCCTCGTTGTCGGTCGTGCGATGAACGCCACCGCCGCCTACATCTACATCCGTGGTGAATTCTACCACGAAGCAACCGTCCTCCAGCGGGCCATCAACGAAGCCTACCAGGCTGGTCTCATCGGTAAGAACGCCTGCGGCACAGGCTACGACTTCGATGTTTACATCCACCGCGGAATGGGTGCCTATATCTGTGGTGAGGAGACCTCTCTCATCGAGTCGATCGAGGGCAAGGCCGGCAAGCCTCGCCTGAAGCCCCCCTTCCCCGCCGCCGTTGGTCTGTTCGGCTGCCCCAGCACCGTCACCAATGTTGAGACCGTCGCCGTCTGCCCTACCATCATGCGCCGTGGAGCCAGCTGGTTCTCCTCGTTCGGCGCCGAGCGCAACTCTGGTACAAAGCTGTTCTGTATTTCCGGTCACGTCAACAATCCCTGCacggtcgaggaggagatgtcCATCCCTCTGCGTGAGCTGATCGACCGTCACTGCGGTGGTGTGCGTGGCGGCTGGGAcaacctcctcgccgtcatccCCGGTGGCTCCTCCACTCCCGTCATCCCCAAGTCCGTCTGCGATAACCAGATCATGGATTTCGACTCCCTCAAGGACTCCCAATCCGGTCTGGGGACTGCCGCCGTTATCGTCATGGACAAGTCCACCGACATCGTCCGCGCCATCTCCCGTCTGTCCAAGTTCTACAAGCATGAGAGTTGCGGCCAGTGCACCCCCTGCCGCGAGGGAAGCAAGTGGACTGCCCAGATGATGGAGCGCATGGAGAAGGGCCAGGCCCGCGAGCGCGAGATCGACATGCTCCAGGAACTCACCAAGCAGGTCGAGGGCCATACAATCTGCGCCCTGGGCGAGGCCTTCGCCTGGCCCATCCAGGGTCTCATCCGCCACTTCCGTCCCGAGCTGGAGGCCAGAATCAAGGAGTACGAGCGCGAGCTGGGCGGGAAGCCCTTTGCCGGTGGCTGGCACCCGGACAGCAAGGCCGAGGGCAAGTTGATCTCCCCTGGCATGTAAAATTACCATAAGCCATTCCATACCTTTTCTCATCTTTGATCCCATCCCGCGACGATAAAAAAAATGGTTTCTCATCTCCCCCTTGCCTACCTTTCACGCAACCATAACCGGGATATAAAAGAAGATATGGTAAACATACATCTTAGACCCGTCCGTCGCAAAGCCATGGAGTGATTTTGTGTTTTATGTCCGCGTATAACCTCTTATCCTTCTTTTGtcctctttctgctctgTTTACGTTCAGTCATGTACAGATTCCTGGTAGCAATTCGAATAATCTCATATGTTGAAGTATTTTGGATTGTTTGAACAGTCGTAATCGAGTAGATCAGCGTTCGGCTACATATCACTCGTCTAATGAGAAAAGCTGCCCACCCAAGGCCTACGGAGGATGCCCATCCCATCCAGATAACGGCCAATAGCTGCAACAAACATCACATAGTTCGTTATTTCCTCCTTGTAAAGGCTGCGCAACTAGCAAGGAACTCAATCAACCTCTTGAAGCAAATTAGATCATATCATCTTGTCTGACCGGCAGAAAAAAGCGACCATATTTCGACCCATTTACTGCTTCCTCACATTTTTCCGATCCAAGTTGTTGTGTGTCAAGCAAACGTCAACCAGAAAATCTCCACCTCAGGTATCCGAATTAGCCTCGTTCTCATCTCCGTGTGCCTCCTTGTTCTCACTTGCGGCCTTCTgagtctccttctccacttGTCTCTGATCCAGCTTGGCGAGTCTTGCCAGACGCCATTGCATGCCACGATGATACTCCACCAATAGCAGGCCTAGACCAACCAGCATCAACAGGccccagaagacgaagcaCCAGCCCCAGCCCATAGCGTTAAGCATATGGTCAATCACCGCGGCACCGACAGCTCCCAGCCAGCATCGAACGAGGTTAGATGCTGCAGACGCGGTAGACGCTCGGTCTGGGAACAGATCCACCATGAGCGTGCTCAGAGTGTTGAGGGAGGCGATGAAGCTGAATCCGATGATGAACTGCAGGACAAGGGGTACTGCCAGCGGCGCTCCCTGCTGAAGGACCCAGCCGTACGGGATGAAGGCAGCTACACCGAGAGCCATgaggggaaagaaagccTGAAGACGAGCCTTCTCGATAGGGAAGCCCCGCAAATCGTCACCCTTTTTTCGATCCACTGGCATGCCCATTTTATGAGCAATACGGCGATAGTTGAAATCCAGCAGCTTGCCGTTGAGAATGGCTGCGATGCATGAACCCACTCCGAGAGGACTACGATTTCATGAAACAGACATGGTCAGCACATCCTGGTAGTCTGGTAGTCCGACAAGCCATTTACAGGGGCAGATCAACATGGAGGACTTACATGTAGCAAAGACCAATCTGAAGGTCGTTAAAGCCATACAGCTTGCCAAAGAGATTGGGTGTACTCGTCAAGAGCGCAGTGTTAGCCAACATGGCCAGTCCGACATAAGAGACCACGATGAATGCATCTTTCTCCAGCAAGATAACGAAAGCCTTGAGTGGATTGGGAAACGAAAGCTTCTGATGCCCACGTGCTTGGTTGAGATTCGCTCTCTGCTGTTGATGGGCAATGCGTTCTTCGGTTGTCATCTTCTGTAGTCGGCGACGTGCGGCCAAGTACTGAATGACAGACATCCTCCACCATTGATCGGGAGGGACGCTGCCATTCCCGACGATATTGCGATTGGTCTCTGGCATTGTGGTCATGAACACCACCAGGTAGCCACCACTGATGATAACGAGGAACCAGAAAACACTTCTCCAACCGAGAAACTTGGCCAAAATACCCCCAATGACAGGCCCGAGAGCCGGCGCCACCATAACGCCCGCAGACACAGGTCCGATGAAGCTTCCTCTCTCCGCCGCCGTTGCAATGTCCGCTACAACTCCATAGCCAAAGGCAATGGTGCCACTGCTACCCGCGCTTTGGATGCAGCGAAGAACCATCAGCGCCACGTAGCTATTCTGCAATGCGAGGCCAATGTTAGCAGCCAGGTAGACAGTGAAAGCAAGAATGTATGCCGGACGACGACCTCCCGAGTCGGCAAAAGTGCCAATGAAGCTCGGAGCCAGACCTTGCAAGATCAGGTACGTAGTGATGGTGAGATTGATCAAGGCCGTAGTAAGATGGTAATTTTCCACAAGCGTTGGCATGACAGGGAAATAGATCTGGgcagaaagaggagaaaagaacGACGCCATGGAGAtcatgaagacgatgaagcgcttctccttcttgctaAAGGCCGAATGAGCTCCACCATCGGTTTCCCCGTCTGCCTCAAGGGTCATGGCCTTCTGAGCTTCCAGAGCAGAAGGATCTGAGCCTGAGGATGCCTCTGCCGGCTTCTCGACATGGTATTGAATAACATTCCCGCCGCCGTTGGAAGAACAGGAGGGCGCGACTCCTTCCTCCTGGATTTCGCGCACTCCACCAGACATTGTGGATGAATGCGATACTTGTGCGATGGTTACAAGAAAGACTTTAAGCCCTCGGAAGGAAGGAAACACAGACGCGGAGCCAGGACAAGGATACGTGCATCTGCTTTCGCTGTATTGCGTAACTTTCTggtctttctctccttctctgcttctctgCTTCCACCCCGTCTTGAACGAGGCAAGGATAGATCTACCCTCAGGGACAGAGTTGTTGTATAGGGAAAAAACCGGAGACTTGAGTAGGCTGGCCAATCCGACTGGTTATGCTGCGCTCTTGAAGTACGTATCCAGGTCGCTGGCTGCCAAGGGAGACCAACGGCGATGCACCTAACCAGGCACAGGG
The Aspergillus fumigatus Af293 chromosome 4, whole genome shotgun sequence DNA segment above includes these coding regions:
- a CDS encoding SET domain protein — translated: MTDSGDRSALLPSGASGDEDLEKWITLVEWMTSNGGYLHESVQIAKDDQRGVHFNVKKDWKDGVAKDTHIIKIPVAATMSYLNLVEHPLPADKQGNGAATFSAHGVQLPREFVDAVGPHESSIFFLIGQYLRGSEGFWFPYIRTLPQPLSLTTPLYYEGDDLRWLDGTSLAPAREQRMGVWKEKYENGITELRKAGFEDVDQYTWDLYLWSSSILVSRAFSAKVLAEAVTDVELPEDGVSVLLPCIDLMNHRPLAKVEWRAGKQDVAFVVLEDVASGQEISNNYGPRNNEQLMMNYGFCLPDNPCDYRIVSLREPPGSPLEQARSYQQQMYPERPKATENHYYVFNIFYPLLAPDTAMEHSIFSPALFNAVSVLGANNRELETLEITEQEIRISDAYGNSRTILAALSQILIELITHIVKLRSSGEGLGSSENIKQRHAKIYRDSQIRLSETALAIAAWTLNRARQHDYDGSWEATKRLLSAYMARLPAKNFSDEVKSRIQVRILERKSLLANNGELFTLKELSNVLPAEIQRSCKVFFQEVLRNSEKAIPVLEGSDEDSPFAFPMFLCFVVAAHKNASSDKSRLSARLSTWASFLLEKYPPPPEDVAWMLEDEEDEKMVSLFDDMLDQMRDQNPDIFSNLASLTGDWRTDNWWLSPNWLRWAWMATEEECVQAPEDPLALLRSGGPGQGSVMLSTVTYLYIPQ
- a CDS encoding NADH-quinone oxidoreductase subunit NuoF, translated to MISRAAAPSPSSIANLSSRSLRIQGSAARSFASVQDTTHPVRQHGGLRDQDRIFTNLYGHHGTDLKSAMKFGDWHRTKDIVLKGHDWLISEIKASGLRGRGGAGFPSGLKYSFMNFKDWDKDPRPRYLVVNADEGEPGTCKDREIMRKDPHKLIEGCLVVGRAMNATAAYIYIRGEFYHEATVLQRAINEAYQAGLIGKNACGTGYDFDVYIHRGMGAYICGEETSLIESIEGKAGKPRLKPPFPAAVGLFGCPSTVTNVETVAVCPTIMRRGASWFSSFGAERNSGTKLFCISGHVNNPCTVEEEMSIPLRELIDRHCGGVRGGWDNLLAVIPGGSSTPVIPKSVCDNQIMDFDSLKDSQSGLGTAAVIVMDKSTDIVRAISRLSKFYKHESCGQCTPCREGSKWTAQMMERMEKGQAREREIDMLQELTKQVEGHTICALGEAFAWPIQGLIRHFRPELEARIKEYERELGGKPFAGGWHPDSKAEGKLISPGM
- a CDS encoding putative MFS transporter, yielding MSGGVREIQEEGVAPSCSSNGGGNVIQYHVEKPAEASSGSDPSALEAQKAMTLEADGETDGGAHSAFSKKEKRFIVFMISMASFFSPLSAQIYFPVMPTLVENYHLTTALINLTITTYLILQGLAPSFIGTFADSGGRRPAYILAFTVYLAANIGLALQNSYVALMVLRCIQSAGSSGTIAFGYGVVADIATAAERGSFIGPVSAGVMVAPALGPVIGGILAKFLGWRSVFWFLVIISGGYLVVFMTTMPETNRNIVGNGSVPPDQWWRMSVIQYLAARRRLQKMTTEERIAHQQQRANLNQARGHQKLSFPNPLKAFVILLEKDAFIVVSYVGLAMLANTALLTSTPNLFGKLYGFNDLQIGLCYIPLGVGSCIAAILNGKLLDFNYRRIAHKMGMPVDRKKGDDLRGFPIEKARLQAFFPLMALGVAAFIPYGWVLQQGAPLAVPLVLQFIIGFSFIASLNTLSTLMVDLFPDRASTASAASNLVRCWLGAVGAAVIDHMLNAMGWGWCFVFWGLLMLVGLGLLLVEYHRGMQWRLARLAKLDQRQVEKETQKAASENKEAHGDENEANSDT